From the genome of Phytohabitans rumicis, one region includes:
- a CDS encoding GNAT family N-acetyltransferase has product MVTIKREDGYVLSSDPERVDVDLVHRWLSTDAYWAVGRPREVLSRAIAGSLVFGVYRPDGGVQVAFARVVTDRATFAYLCDVYVDRAERGRGLGTWMAGAIRDDLAERGVRRIMLATADAHGVYAKIGFVAIAEPDRLMELYPRG; this is encoded by the coding sequence GTGGTGACGATCAAGCGCGAAGACGGGTACGTGCTGTCCAGCGACCCGGAGCGGGTCGACGTCGACCTTGTCCACCGCTGGTTGTCGACCGACGCGTACTGGGCCGTCGGGCGGCCCCGCGAGGTGTTGTCGCGGGCGATCGCGGGTTCGCTGGTGTTCGGCGTCTACCGGCCGGACGGCGGCGTACAGGTCGCGTTCGCCCGCGTGGTGACCGACCGGGCGACGTTCGCGTACCTCTGCGACGTGTACGTCGACCGGGCCGAGCGCGGGCGCGGGCTGGGCACCTGGATGGCCGGGGCGATCCGCGACGACCTGGCGGAGCGGGGCGTACGCCGGATCATGCTCGCGACCGCCGACGCCCACGGGGTGTACGCCAAGATCGGCTTCGTGGCGATCGCCGAGCCGGACCGGTTGATGGAGCTGTACCCCCGTGGGTGA
- a CDS encoding C45 family autoproteolytic acyltransferase/hydolase has protein sequence MALPLPLISVTGTPAECGAAYGAATAALVGANVDLYLQRFRDQAGLDATAVRISGAAFRRSAHELLPRVAAMLDGVAEGAGANAEELYAINGRTELIYGSRRDGGCTSAGVLGTHTATGTLLLGQNWDWHPAQREAMVVLATRDERGLAVITLAEAGMLAKAGLNSAGLGVCLNMLGTDRDGPREGVVPYHVLLRAVLETDHLGAATRVACRTPRGASLNLLLGQAAAGGGEILDLEVVPGDVGWLHPVDGYVTHANHLETPLPVRDRAKDFGGSSFFRGRGPGGCSPTRWRPGR, from the coding sequence GTGGCCTTGCCTCTTCCGCTGATCTCGGTGACCGGGACGCCCGCCGAGTGTGGTGCCGCGTACGGCGCCGCGACCGCCGCGCTCGTCGGCGCCAATGTGGATCTCTACCTGCAGCGCTTCCGGGATCAGGCGGGGCTGGACGCGACCGCCGTACGGATTTCCGGGGCCGCCTTCCGCCGGTCCGCCCACGAGCTGCTCCCGCGGGTGGCCGCGATGCTGGACGGGGTCGCCGAGGGCGCGGGCGCGAACGCCGAGGAGCTGTACGCGATCAACGGCCGCACCGAGCTGATCTACGGGTCACGCCGGGATGGCGGCTGTACGTCGGCCGGCGTTCTGGGCACCCACACCGCGACCGGCACGCTCCTGCTGGGCCAGAACTGGGACTGGCATCCGGCGCAGCGGGAGGCGATGGTCGTCCTGGCGACCCGGGACGAGCGCGGGCTCGCGGTGATCACGCTGGCGGAGGCCGGGATGCTCGCCAAGGCCGGGCTCAACTCGGCTGGTCTCGGCGTGTGCCTGAACATGCTGGGCACCGACCGGGACGGGCCACGGGAGGGCGTCGTGCCGTACCACGTGCTGCTGCGCGCGGTGCTGGAGACGGACCACCTGGGCGCGGCGACGCGGGTGGCCTGCCGGACCCCGCGCGGCGCCTCGCTCAACCTGCTGCTCGGGCAGGCCGCGGCGGGCGGCGGCGAGATCCTCGATCTGGAGGTCGTGCCGGGTGACGTGGGCTGGCTGCACCCGGTCGACGGGTACGTCACGCACGCCAACCATCTGGAGACGCCGCTGCCGGTGCGCGACCGGGCCAAGGACTTCGGCGGTTCGTCGTTCTTCCGGGGGCGCGGGCCCGGCGGCTGCTCGCCGACGCGGTGGCGGCCCGGAAGGTGA
- a CDS encoding phage holin family protein, translating to MGLLIRLAISALALWIATILIPGITLSTDSVPKAIVTLVIVAVIFGLINAFLRPIIKTVGCAFYVFTLGLVAIVVNGALFLLTSWIAGELELPFHVDDFWPSAVVGALLVGIASWVLNALVGDKD from the coding sequence ATGGGACTCCTCATCCGGCTCGCCATCAGCGCCCTCGCGTTGTGGATCGCCACGATCCTCATCCCCGGCATCACACTGTCTACCGACTCGGTCCCGAAGGCGATCGTCACGCTGGTGATCGTCGCGGTGATCTTCGGCCTGATCAACGCGTTCCTGCGACCGATCATCAAGACCGTGGGCTGCGCGTTCTACGTGTTCACCCTCGGCCTGGTCGCGATCGTCGTCAATGGGGCGCTCTTCCTGCTCACGAGCTGGATCGCCGGTGAGTTGGAGCTGCCGTTCCACGTCGACGACTTCTGGCCGAGCGCGGTGGTCGGCGCGCTGCTCGTCGGGATCGCGAGCTGGGTGCTCAACGCCCTCGTGGGAGACAAGGACTGA
- the acs gene encoding acetate--CoA ligase encodes MSETLENLLQETRQFPPPDALAANANVTAAAYDEAAADRLAFWAEQAGRLSWATPWETVLDWSNPPFAKWFVGGRLNVAYNCLDRHVEAGRGDKVAIHWEGEPGDTRTITYADLHRATCQAANALTDLGVTAGDRVAIYMPMIPEAAVAMLACARIGATHSVVFGGFSADALSGRIQDASAKVVITADGGYRRGKPSGLKAIVDEAVAQCPTIEHVLVVRRTGQDVAWSEKDLWWHDTVEQASAEHTAEAFDAEHPLFILYTSGTTAKPKGILHTTGGYLTQVSYTHNAVFDLKPDTDVYWCTADIGWVTGHSYIVYGPLSNGATQIMYEGTPDTPHKGRLWEIVEKYQATTVYTAPTLIRTMMKWGDDIPAKFDLSSLRLLGSVGEPINPEAWMWYREHIGRNNCPIVDTWWQTETGGIMISPLPGVTHTKPGSAMTALPGISADVVDDQGKSVPNGGGGYLVLREPWPSMLRTIWGDDQRFIDTYWSRFENMYFAGDGAKRDADGHVWLLGRVDDVMLVSGHNISTTEVESALVSHPSVAEAAVVGATDPTTGQAIVAFTIPRGNVDTEGEAGEALIAELRNHVAKTLGPIAKPRQIMLVPELPKTRSGKIMRRLLRDVAENRSLGDVTTLQDSAVMDLISSGLKTGKDED; translated from the coding sequence ATGAGCGAGACCTTGGAGAACCTGCTGCAGGAAACCCGGCAGTTCCCGCCGCCGGACGCCCTTGCCGCTAACGCCAACGTCACCGCCGCGGCGTACGACGAGGCGGCCGCGGACCGGCTCGCCTTCTGGGCGGAGCAGGCCGGCCGACTGTCGTGGGCCACGCCCTGGGAGACCGTGCTCGACTGGTCGAACCCGCCGTTCGCGAAGTGGTTCGTGGGCGGGCGGCTCAACGTGGCGTACAACTGCCTGGACCGGCACGTCGAGGCCGGGCGCGGTGACAAGGTCGCCATCCACTGGGAGGGCGAGCCGGGCGACACCCGCACGATCACGTACGCCGACCTGCACCGCGCCACCTGCCAGGCGGCGAACGCGCTCACCGATTTGGGCGTGACGGCCGGCGACCGGGTCGCGATATACATGCCGATGATCCCGGAGGCGGCGGTCGCGATGCTGGCGTGCGCCCGGATCGGCGCGACGCACAGCGTGGTCTTCGGCGGCTTCTCGGCCGACGCGCTGTCCGGCCGGATCCAGGACGCCAGCGCGAAGGTCGTGATCACGGCCGACGGTGGCTACCGGCGGGGCAAGCCGTCCGGGCTGAAGGCGATCGTCGACGAGGCGGTCGCCCAGTGCCCGACGATCGAGCACGTGCTGGTCGTCCGCCGGACCGGGCAGGATGTCGCCTGGAGCGAGAAGGACCTGTGGTGGCACGACACGGTGGAGCAGGCGAGCGCCGAGCACACCGCTGAGGCGTTCGACGCCGAGCACCCGCTCTTCATCCTCTACACGTCCGGCACGACCGCGAAGCCCAAGGGCATCCTGCACACCACCGGCGGCTACCTGACCCAGGTCAGCTACACCCACAACGCGGTCTTCGACCTCAAGCCGGACACCGACGTCTACTGGTGCACGGCCGACATCGGCTGGGTCACCGGCCACTCGTACATCGTCTACGGTCCGCTGTCCAACGGCGCCACCCAGATCATGTACGAGGGCACGCCGGACACCCCGCACAAGGGCCGGCTGTGGGAGATCGTCGAGAAGTACCAGGCCACGACCGTCTACACCGCGCCGACGCTCATCCGCACGATGATGAAGTGGGGCGACGACATCCCGGCCAAGTTCGACCTGTCGTCGCTGCGGTTGCTCGGCAGCGTCGGCGAGCCGATCAATCCCGAGGCGTGGATGTGGTACCGCGAGCACATCGGCCGCAACAACTGCCCGATCGTGGACACCTGGTGGCAGACCGAGACCGGCGGCATCATGATCTCGCCGCTGCCGGGCGTGACGCACACCAAGCCGGGTTCGGCCATGACCGCGCTGCCGGGCATCAGCGCCGACGTGGTGGACGACCAGGGCAAGTCGGTGCCGAACGGCGGTGGTGGCTACCTGGTGCTGCGCGAACCGTGGCCGTCCATGCTGCGCACGATCTGGGGCGACGACCAGCGCTTCATCGACACGTACTGGTCGCGCTTCGAGAACATGTACTTCGCCGGCGACGGGGCCAAGCGGGACGCCGACGGGCACGTGTGGCTGCTCGGCCGGGTCGACGACGTCATGCTCGTGTCCGGGCACAACATCTCCACCACCGAGGTGGAGTCGGCGCTGGTCAGCCACCCGAGCGTGGCGGAGGCGGCGGTGGTCGGCGCGACCGACCCGACGACCGGGCAGGCGATCGTCGCGTTCACGATCCCGCGCGGCAATGTGGACACCGAGGGCGAGGCGGGCGAGGCGCTGATCGCCGAGCTGCGCAACCACGTGGCCAAGACGCTCGGCCCGATCGCCAAGCCGCGCCAGATCATGCTGGTGCCCGAGCTGCCCAAGACCCGTTCCGGCAAGATCATGCGACGCCTGCTGCGCGACGTGGCGGAGAACCGTTCGCTAGGCGACGTCACAACGCTCCAGGACTCCGCCGTGATGGATCTCATTTCTTCCGGCCTGAAAACCGGCAAAGACGAGGACTGA
- the eccB gene encoding type VII secretion protein EccB, with the protein MSSRQDQLHSYQFMVQRVVAALVMRDADPGRSPFRRAAGAALASVVVAAIGIGGAAIYGTVAGAGTPDWRDGRSVLVEKESGARYVYRDGALHPVPNHVSALLIVGPGAQTVLVSGRSIEGEPRGVPLGIADAPDALPDARRLTTAAWQVCSTSDARWAVLVGARATGAALADRAVLARHPEGALHLIWQARRHLLRDRDLVLAALGWTGERPLPVAAALLDALPAGPDLARVAGPVGEVFVVASQGGGRQYAVAVDGGLAPITQVQADLLLTDLDQAAPTPLSQGAFADRPKVASPFPAGLPATTPVLAAAGPVCGEVRDDSGVAEVRVEATVPRAGVTVEPGRAALVEAGAVHIVTDRGRRHAMSDREVPALLGYADVRPLRVPRAVLELVPAGATLDPSAARSPA; encoded by the coding sequence ATGTCGTCCCGGCAGGACCAGTTGCACTCGTACCAGTTCATGGTGCAGCGGGTCGTGGCCGCCCTGGTGATGCGCGACGCGGACCCCGGCCGGTCACCGTTTCGCCGGGCGGCGGGGGCGGCGCTGGCCAGCGTCGTGGTCGCCGCGATCGGCATCGGTGGGGCGGCCATCTACGGCACCGTCGCGGGTGCCGGCACTCCGGACTGGCGCGACGGCCGGTCGGTGCTCGTCGAGAAGGAGTCCGGCGCCCGGTACGTCTACCGCGACGGCGCGCTGCATCCGGTGCCCAACCATGTGTCGGCTCTGCTCATCGTCGGGCCGGGCGCGCAGACCGTGCTGGTGTCGGGTCGCTCGATCGAAGGTGAGCCGCGCGGCGTACCCCTGGGGATTGCTGACGCGCCCGATGCCTTGCCGGACGCGCGGCGGCTGACCACGGCGGCCTGGCAGGTTTGTTCCACATCGGACGCTCGCTGGGCGGTGCTGGTCGGCGCTCGCGCGACCGGCGCCGCGCTGGCCGACCGCGCGGTGCTGGCGCGGCATCCGGAGGGTGCGCTGCACCTGATCTGGCAGGCCCGGCGGCACCTGCTGCGCGACCGCGACCTCGTGCTCGCCGCGCTGGGCTGGACCGGCGAACGGCCGCTCCCGGTCGCGGCCGCGCTGCTCGACGCGCTGCCGGCCGGGCCCGACCTGGCGCGCGTCGCGGGCCCGGTTGGCGAGGTCTTCGTCGTGGCGAGCCAGGGCGGCGGCCGCCAGTACGCGGTCGCGGTCGACGGTGGCCTCGCCCCGATCACCCAGGTGCAGGCCGACCTGCTGCTCACCGACCTCGACCAGGCGGCGCCGACGCCGCTGTCCCAGGGCGCCTTCGCCGACCGGCCCAAGGTGGCTTCGCCCTTCCCGGCCGGGCTGCCGGCGACCACCCCGGTGCTGGCCGCGGCCGGCCCGGTCTGCGGCGAGGTGCGCGACGATTCCGGCGTGGCCGAGGTGCGCGTCGAGGCGACCGTGCCGCGCGCCGGCGTCACCGTCGAGCCCGGCCGCGCCGCGCTCGTCGAGGCCGGCGCTGTCCACATCGTCACCGACCGCGGGCGGCGGCACGCCATGTCCGACCGCGAGGTGCCGGCTCTTCTCGGGTACGCGGACGTGCGGCCGCTGCGGGTGCCGCGCGCGGTGCTGGAACTGGTCCCCGCGGGCGCCACACTCGACCCCTCGGCGGCCCGCTCGCCGGCGTAG
- the rarD gene encoding EamA family transporter RarD, producing the protein MGEVRKGYLFGLAAYGIWGFFPLYIRLLRPAGPVEILAHRVVWSCVFVALLLTGLRNWRFLRELARHPGKLAGITLAALLIAVNWGMYIYGVNSERVVETALGYFITPLGLVLLGVVVLRERLRPAQWAAVGIGSVAVAVLTIDYGRLPYIALSLAVSFGGYSLVKKRLALPAAEGLFVESAVLALPALGYLGWLTWAGESTFGGVSAGHTALLVVAGAATAVPLLLFAGAANRIPLSGVGILQYLAPILQLGCGVLIFHEPMPPARLAGFVLVWLALVIFTVDGLRSARATARQRELRDLVLQ; encoded by the coding sequence GTGGGTGAGGTGCGCAAGGGCTACCTCTTCGGGCTCGCGGCGTACGGGATCTGGGGCTTCTTCCCGCTCTACATCCGGCTGCTGCGCCCGGCGGGCCCGGTGGAGATCCTGGCGCACCGGGTGGTGTGGTCGTGCGTGTTCGTGGCGCTGCTGCTGACCGGGCTGCGCAACTGGCGGTTCCTGCGCGAGCTGGCCCGCCACCCGGGAAAGCTCGCCGGCATCACGCTGGCCGCCTTGCTCATCGCGGTCAACTGGGGGATGTACATCTACGGCGTCAACTCCGAGCGGGTGGTGGAGACGGCGCTCGGCTACTTCATCACCCCGCTCGGCCTGGTGCTGCTGGGAGTGGTGGTGCTGCGGGAACGGCTGCGCCCGGCGCAGTGGGCCGCGGTCGGCATCGGCTCCGTGGCGGTGGCCGTGCTGACCATCGACTACGGGCGGCTGCCGTACATCGCGCTCAGCCTGGCGGTCAGCTTCGGGGGATACTCGCTGGTCAAGAAGCGGCTCGCGCTGCCCGCCGCCGAAGGGCTCTTCGTCGAGTCGGCGGTGCTGGCCCTGCCGGCGCTGGGCTACCTCGGCTGGCTGACGTGGGCGGGCGAGTCCACGTTCGGCGGCGTGTCGGCCGGGCACACCGCGCTCCTGGTGGTGGCCGGCGCGGCCACCGCGGTGCCGCTGCTGCTCTTCGCCGGCGCGGCCAACCGGATCCCGCTCTCCGGCGTCGGCATCCTCCAGTACCTCGCCCCGATCCTGCAGCTCGGCTGCGGCGTACTCATCTTCCACGAGCCGATGCCGCCGGCGCGGCTGGCCGGGTTCGTGCTGGTCTGGCTGGCGCTGGTGATCTTCACGGTGGACGGACTGCGGTCGGCGCGGGCGACCGCCCGGCAGCGCGAGCTACGGGACCTTGTACTCCAGTAG
- a CDS encoding alpha/beta fold hydrolase → MDESQVLVDGPWTHRFVGANGTRFHVVEAGAGPLVLFLHGFPEFWWAWHELLPAVADAGFRAVAVDMRGYGASDKPPRGYDGYTMAADITGLIRALGERSAAIVGTGFGGMLGWTTAAFHPKMVRRLVVLGAAHPLRLRTALFNDPRGQIAAAAPTLKFQLPRYEHVLTKDDAALVGDFLRRCGGPDWVNGPAYPDYERRCREAMQIPQAAFCALEAYRWAFRSVLRLHGYRFVKLLQQPLVTPTLQLHGALDTAVMPRTAQGSGRYVIAQYEWRLLDGVGHFPHVEAPSSVLGEVLRWVKS, encoded by the coding sequence ATGGATGAATCCCAGGTGCTGGTGGACGGTCCATGGACGCACCGGTTCGTGGGCGCGAACGGCACCCGGTTTCATGTCGTCGAGGCCGGCGCCGGGCCGCTCGTCCTCTTCCTGCACGGATTTCCGGAGTTCTGGTGGGCCTGGCACGAGTTGCTGCCCGCGGTCGCCGACGCCGGCTTCCGCGCCGTCGCGGTCGACATGCGCGGGTACGGCGCGAGCGACAAGCCCCCGCGCGGGTACGACGGCTACACGATGGCGGCGGACATCACCGGTCTGATCCGGGCGCTCGGCGAGCGGTCGGCGGCGATCGTGGGCACCGGGTTCGGCGGGATGCTCGGCTGGACCACCGCCGCGTTCCACCCCAAGATGGTGCGCCGGCTCGTCGTGCTCGGCGCCGCACACCCGCTGCGGCTGCGTACCGCGCTCTTCAACGACCCGCGCGGCCAGATCGCCGCTGCCGCGCCGACCCTCAAGTTCCAGCTTCCCCGGTACGAGCATGTGCTGACCAAGGACGACGCCGCGCTGGTCGGTGACTTCCTGCGCCGGTGCGGTGGCCCCGACTGGGTCAACGGCCCCGCGTACCCGGACTACGAGCGGCGCTGCCGGGAGGCCATGCAGATCCCGCAGGCGGCCTTCTGCGCGCTGGAGGCGTACCGGTGGGCATTCCGGTCGGTGCTGCGCCTGCACGGTTACCGCTTCGTCAAGCTGCTCCAGCAGCCCCTGGTCACGCCGACGCTGCAACTGCACGGCGCGCTCGACACCGCCGTCATGCCGCGCACCGCGCAGGGCTCCGGCCGGTACGTCATCGCCCAGTACGAGTGGCGCCTGCTGGACGGCGTCGGGCACTTCCCGCACGTCGAGGCGCCTTCCTCGGTGCTTGGCGAAGTGCTGCGCTGGGTGAAGTCCTAG
- a CDS encoding WXG100 family type VII secretion target, whose translation MEQTQAEAAVLERTAAKFDEVNRELEAMLKGLMAELEVLRSAWQGAGGRSFEQVKSQWVRDQAGIQQSLAETAAAIRTAGRGYEATDSQAASRVAATGGGITLPL comes from the coding sequence GTGGAGCAGACCCAGGCTGAGGCCGCGGTGCTGGAGCGGACCGCGGCGAAGTTCGACGAGGTCAACCGCGAGCTGGAGGCCATGCTCAAGGGCCTCATGGCCGAGCTGGAAGTGCTGCGCAGCGCCTGGCAGGGTGCGGGCGGGCGGTCGTTCGAGCAGGTCAAGTCGCAGTGGGTGCGCGACCAGGCGGGGATCCAGCAGAGCCTGGCCGAGACCGCCGCCGCGATCCGTACGGCCGGCCGCGGCTACGAGGCGACCGACAGCCAGGCGGCCAGCCGGGTCGCCGCGACCGGCGGCGGCATCACCCTGCCGCTGTAG
- a CDS encoding anti-sigma factor family protein: MRCDYAYDSGAYVLGALTPADRAAYERHLAGCEACREAVGDVAVLPGLLGRLDPAGLEQIASAPPAESRMPDLLAAVSDSRRRERNARRWRTGGSVLAAACLSLFVGLGAGILRDSGGVQTPRVELASMQSLSSGVPVTAEIGLTTTKYGTEITMHCSYPVKNSDTHTYTYRLYAWDSEGDKEQIGSWAVAPGADVSFTGMTSFAVGEIQRIALTKKDGTPLLEYKVP; encoded by the coding sequence ATGAGATGTGACTACGCGTACGACAGCGGTGCCTACGTCCTCGGCGCCCTCACACCCGCCGACCGAGCGGCCTACGAGCGCCACCTGGCCGGGTGCGAGGCGTGCCGGGAGGCGGTTGGCGACGTCGCCGTCCTGCCGGGCCTCCTGGGGAGGCTGGACCCGGCCGGGCTGGAGCAGATCGCGTCGGCGCCGCCCGCCGAGTCCCGGATGCCCGATTTGCTGGCTGCCGTCTCCGACTCCCGCCGCCGGGAGCGGAACGCCCGCCGGTGGCGTACCGGCGGCTCGGTGCTGGCCGCGGCGTGCCTGTCGCTCTTCGTCGGGCTGGGCGCCGGCATCCTGCGCGACAGCGGCGGGGTGCAGACCCCACGGGTGGAGCTGGCATCGATGCAGTCACTCTCTTCCGGCGTCCCGGTGACCGCGGAGATCGGGCTGACGACCACGAAGTACGGCACCGAGATCACCATGCACTGCTCGTACCCGGTGAAGAACAGCGACACCCACACGTACACGTACCGGCTCTACGCGTGGGACTCCGAGGGCGACAAGGAGCAGATCGGCTCGTGGGCCGTCGCGCCCGGCGCCGACGTCTCCTTCACCGGGATGACCAGCTTCGCCGTCGGTGAGATCCAGCGGATCGCGCTGACCAAGAAGGACGGCACCCCGCTACTGGAGTACAAGGTCCCGTAG
- a CDS encoding WXG100 family type VII secretion target — MSDSRLVVNFAALHQASADIQRALSALDTHLGQLERDAAPMVATWEGEARQAYDARQAQWRQASRDLQAVLREIKIAMEESAADYTATEHRAASRF; from the coding sequence ATGAGCGACAGCCGGCTGGTCGTCAACTTCGCGGCTCTGCACCAGGCCAGCGCCGACATCCAACGGGCGCTGAGCGCGCTCGACACGCACCTCGGGCAACTGGAGCGCGACGCCGCCCCGATGGTCGCGACGTGGGAGGGCGAGGCCCGGCAGGCGTACGACGCCCGCCAAGCCCAGTGGCGCCAAGCGTCCCGCGACCTCCAGGCCGTCCTGCGCGAGATCAAGATCGCGATGGAGGAGAGCGCCGCCGACTACACCGCCACCGAACACCGCGCCGCCTCCCGCTTCTAA
- a CDS encoding SseB family protein has protein sequence MTEWEPATEAEAAMRDALRAGDQEQYFRILSKAELLLPVSADSISGRAEVGWGTWTTSGRTHVLAFTSGVALQACLAENAGSARRMTYQELAAAWPNLEWWLAINPGLPIEGYLPAWFVTQLARGDVRLPGRSIAARARLERAETAARARATAVVPGRISPPGTAPTSPAPTSPAPTSPAPTSPAPTNLPAAAARPPLPDQAPAYEAAPAYEGQLPTRGAQAPAYEAQLPSRAGQAPDYEAEGHMPTTGGQAPAYEAAPAYEAQLPSRASQAPAHEAHEGQLPTRIPAREGHEDQPPARETGLPRRVAGASPGIPLGPIGANLSAPAANGGGATVAERPAGPREPVVPAAYSAPPPPVVPGRVVEQEPTVIAPPPQPYASPLPPEPVRRQPEPAPAPPPPPIDFTPANDVEKDLIAAAGGGSTDAFLSTLLLAKVLLPVSPVSADGTRPGDPGFAWLTETIDGEPYVVVFTSMERLRDHLGEVIDTIDVKFMQLIKAWPDPTWSFAVNPSTPVGAKLPGAQILALASWAAEVGLGAEADTQPEPAPMARPTKATTGHDPGQPTLMQKAVAPSQVSYYLERGYERVSGFVHRANEVAHLTTPAKLHAALGLVYAGSPFMRDADEIYVLRWPAYRPSLYRIPYGGQNEAAMRAMEGWVIERAPFRGNGFAPGDSGDVIAEFKVDSARLPHGAQLWRISSDGTEKLVALLDADAPTWRKVGDE, from the coding sequence GTGACCGAATGGGAGCCGGCCACCGAGGCCGAGGCTGCCATGCGAGACGCGCTGCGCGCTGGTGACCAGGAGCAATACTTCCGGATCCTGTCGAAGGCCGAGTTGTTGCTCCCGGTTTCGGCCGATTCGATCTCGGGCCGTGCCGAGGTGGGCTGGGGCACCTGGACCACCAGTGGGCGTACGCACGTGCTCGCGTTCACATCTGGCGTCGCGCTGCAGGCGTGTCTCGCGGAAAACGCCGGCTCGGCCCGCCGGATGACGTACCAGGAGCTTGCCGCTGCCTGGCCCAACCTTGAGTGGTGGCTGGCGATCAACCCGGGCCTGCCGATCGAGGGTTACCTGCCGGCGTGGTTTGTGACCCAGCTCGCCCGCGGTGACGTGCGGCTGCCGGGGCGGTCCATCGCCGCCCGCGCCCGCCTCGAGCGTGCGGAGACCGCCGCCCGGGCCCGCGCCACGGCCGTCGTACCTGGGCGGATCTCGCCGCCGGGCACCGCGCCGACCAGCCCCGCGCCGACCAGCCCCGCGCCGACCAGCCCAGCACCGACCAGCCCTGCTCCGACGAACCTGCCGGCCGCCGCCGCCCGGCCGCCCCTCCCCGACCAGGCCCCGGCCTACGAGGCCGCTCCGGCCTACGAGGGCCAGCTGCCGACCCGAGGGGCCCAGGCCCCGGCCTACGAGGCTCAGCTGCCCAGCCGAGCGGGCCAGGCCCCGGACTACGAGGCCGAGGGCCACATGCCGACCACGGGAGGTCAGGCCCCGGCCTACGAGGCCGCTCCGGCCTACGAGGCTCAGCTGCCCAGCCGGGCGAGCCAGGCCCCGGCCCACGAGGCCCACGAGGGCCAGCTGCCCACCCGCATCCCCGCTCGGGAAGGCCACGAAGACCAACCGCCAGCCAGGGAGACCGGCCTGCCGCGCCGGGTGGCCGGGGCCTCGCCGGGCATTCCGCTCGGCCCGATCGGCGCCAACCTCAGCGCGCCGGCCGCCAACGGTGGTGGCGCCACGGTGGCGGAGCGCCCCGCCGGGCCCCGAGAGCCGGTGGTCCCGGCCGCGTACAGCGCGCCACCGCCGCCGGTCGTGCCGGGGCGGGTGGTCGAGCAGGAGCCGACCGTCATCGCGCCGCCTCCGCAGCCGTACGCGTCGCCGCTGCCCCCCGAGCCGGTACGGCGCCAGCCGGAGCCCGCGCCCGCCCCGCCCCCGCCGCCGATCGACTTCACGCCCGCGAACGACGTGGAGAAGGACCTGATCGCGGCCGCCGGTGGCGGGAGCACCGACGCGTTCCTGTCCACGTTGCTGCTGGCCAAGGTCCTGCTGCCGGTCTCGCCCGTGTCGGCCGACGGCACGCGCCCCGGGGATCCCGGCTTCGCGTGGCTCACCGAGACGATCGACGGCGAGCCGTACGTGGTGGTGTTCACGTCGATGGAGCGGCTCCGTGATCACCTGGGCGAGGTGATCGACACCATCGACGTCAAGTTCATGCAGCTGATCAAGGCGTGGCCGGATCCGACGTGGTCGTTCGCGGTCAACCCGAGCACCCCGGTCGGCGCGAAGCTGCCGGGCGCGCAGATCCTGGCGTTGGCGAGCTGGGCGGCCGAGGTGGGGCTGGGCGCCGAGGCCGACACTCAGCCCGAGCCGGCTCCGATGGCGCGCCCGACGAAGGCCACCACCGGCCACGATCCGGGCCAGCCGACGCTGATGCAGAAGGCGGTCGCGCCCAGCCAGGTCAGCTACTACCTGGAGCGGGGGTACGAGCGGGTCTCCGGCTTCGTGCACCGCGCCAACGAGGTCGCACACCTCACCACGCCGGCGAAGCTGCACGCGGCCCTGGGCTTGGTCTACGCCGGCTCGCCGTTCATGCGGGACGCCGACGAGATCTACGTGCTGCGCTGGCCGGCGTACCGGCCGAGCCTCTACCGCATCCCGTACGGCGGGCAGAACGAGGCCGCGATGCGCGCGATGGAGGGTTGGGTCATCGAGCGGGCGCCGTTCCGTGGCAACGGTTTCGCGCCCGGCGACAGCGGCGACGTCATCGCGGAGTTCAAGGTGGACAGTGCCCGCCTGCCGCACGGCGCCCAGCTGTGGCGGATCTCCTCCGACGGCACGGAAAAGCTGGTCGCGCTGCTCGACGCGGACGCGCCGACCTGGCGCAAGGTCGGTGACGAATGA